Below is a genomic region from Xylophilus sp. GW821-FHT01B05.
CTGACCTCTTTCGAAGATGCAGAGTGAATACGCCATGAATGACCACCCCCAAGACGAGCACGACATCGATGCCCTGCTGAACGACATGGCAGACGACGCCGAGACCCTGGAGGACGCATTGCCCGCACCAGCGCCTCGAACGCCGCGCAACGTACCGCAGATGATGCGCAAGATCCCCGTCACCGTGACACTGGAAGTCGGCGCAGCGCGCATCTCCCTGCATGACCTGGTGAACATCAGCCAGGACAGCGTGATCGAACTCGACACGCTGGCCGGCGAGCCTCTCATCATCAAAGTCAATGGCACGCCGATCGGACGGGCCGAAGTGGTGGTGTCCGGCGACAACTACGGCCTCAAGGTCGTGGAGTTGACCGACATCGACCTGGGCGGTCTGTCCTCATGACGGCCCTGCCACCGGCGCCCGGCGCTTGCCTGGCAACTGCCGGCGCGCGCATGCCCCGATGGCTACGGATGACCGCCGGCCTGCTGCTGTTGGCAGCATGGCTGGCACCAGACGCAGCCTGGTCTGCTCCGCTACAGATTCTCGGCACCAACAGCAACGGCGACAGCACGGAGTTCACGGTCAAGACGCAAGTCTTGATCATCATGACGCTGCTCGGGTTGCTGCCCACGCTGGTGCTGGCCATGACCAGCTTCACCCGCTTTGTGATCGTGCTCTCCCTGCTGCGCCAGGCACTGGGCCTGCAGCAAGGCCTGCCCACCCGCATCATCACAGGCGTGGCCCTGATTTTGACCCTGCTGGTCATGCGCCCCCTGGGTGAGCAGATATGGCAGCAGGCCTTCGTCCCCTATGACGATGGCAAGATCACCCTGACGCAGGCGCTGCAAGAAGCAGAAGCGCCGTTGTCGCGCTTCATGCTGGCGCAGACCAGCAAGAGCGCGCTGGCCCAGGTCTCCGCACTGGCCGGTGAGCCCCCGGTGGCCGAACCAAAGGACCACGCCTTTACCGTCAAGTTGGCCGCCTTCGTGCTCAGCGAACTGAAGACTGCCTTCCAGATCGGCTGCATGTTCTTCATCCCCTTCCTGGTCATCGACCTGGTGGTGTCCTCGGTGCTGATGGCCATGGGGATGATGATGCTTTCGCCACTGGTCATCTCCCTGCCGCTCAAGCTGCTGCTGTTCGTGCTGGTGGATGGCTGGACGCTGACCGTCAACACGCTGGTGACCAGCATACGCGCGGTGTAGAAGGACGAGATCGGCATGCTCACACCCGAAATCGCCGTCGACCTGGTCAGCGACAGCCTGCGCTTGGTGATGCTGCTGGTGGCGGTCCTCATCGCCCCAGGCCTGGTGGTCGGGCTGCTGGTCAGCCTGTTTCAGGCCGCGACGCAGATCAACGAGCAGACACTGAGCTTTCTGCCACGCCTGCTGGTGACGCTGCTAGCCATTACCCTGATGGGGCGCTGGCTGGCCAACACGCTGATGGACTATTGCGTCTCTATCTTCCAGCGTGCAGCGGCGCTGGTGGGTTAGGCCGCACGGCACGCCAGGTCACTTCGCCATGGAACAGGTGCTCATACACCAGGTGCTTGCCATGCTGATGGCGCTGTGGTGGCCCTTCTGCCGGGTCATGGCCATGCTCAGCGCCGCTCCCGTGATCGGCGAGAACATGGTGCCGATCACGGTCCGCGTGCTGCTGTCGCTGGTGCTGGCCGTGGTCATGCTGCCCGTGGCCCAGCCGGCGGAAGTCATCTCGCCCTTCTCACTTGGGGGCATCGTCGCCACGGCAGAGCAGGCCGTCATCGGCTTCATCCTCGGGCTTGCATTCCACCTGGTCATCGCCGCCATCATGGTGCTGGGCTATCTGGTGTCCTCCCAGATGGGCCTGGCCATGGCCTTCATGAACGACCCCATGAACGGCACCTCGTCGGACGTGGTGTCCGGCCTGCTCTCGGTGTTGGCCATGCTGGTGTTCTTTGCCGTTGACGGCCATTTGGTGATCACCGGCGTGGTGGGCGCGAGCTTTCGCGCCTGGCCGGTGGGCAGCGGCGTGAGCCAGCTCGCACTGCAAACGCTGCCTGCCGCCGTAGCCTGGGTGTTCAGCGCAGCCCTGCTGCTGGCAACCCCCATCATTTTCTCGACACTCGTCGTGCAGATAGGCATGGGTTTTCTCAATCGCGTGGCCCCCACGCTCAACCTGTTCTCGCTGGGCTTTTCGGTCATCACGGTGTTCGGTCTGTTCATGCTCGGGCAACTGGTGCGCACCGTTCCCGAACACTATGTGCACATGACGGGCCAGGTACTGGAGATGCTGCGCCGGATCATGCAGGCAGGACCGCATGGCTGATGACAGCTCTACCGGCGACAAGACCGAGAAGGCCTCGCCGCAAAAGCTACGCAAGTCCCGCGAGCAGGGACAGGTGGCGCGCTCGCGCGATCTGGCAACGGCCATCGGCATCCTGCTCTGCCTGAAGATGATCGTGCTGCTCACCCCAGGGTGGCTGGAGGATTTCCGCCAGCTGTTCATCCACGACATCGCCCCGCTTGATGGCGAGGGGGCGCTGGACAATCTGCACTCCACCGTCCTGACCGATGCCCTGGCGCTGATGGTGAAGATGGTGCTGCCGCTCTTCGTCATTCCCGCGGCGATTGCGCTCGGATCGCTGTTTCCCGGGGGCTGGGTCATGAGTGCCGCCAACCTGCGCCCACGCATGGACAAGCTCAACCCCCTGGGCTACTTCAAGCGCCTGTTCACGCCCCGCCATGCGATCGAGTTCCTGACCACTCTGCTTAAAGCCAGCACACTGCTGG
It encodes:
- a CDS encoding FliM/FliN family flagellar motor switch protein → MNDHPQDEHDIDALLNDMADDAETLEDALPAPAPRTPRNVPQMMRKIPVTVTLEVGAARISLHDLVNISQDSVIELDTLAGEPLIIKVNGTPIGRAEVVVSGDNYGLKVVELTDIDLGGLSS
- the fliR gene encoding flagellar biosynthetic protein FliR; amino-acid sequence: MEQVLIHQVLAMLMALWWPFCRVMAMLSAAPVIGENMVPITVRVLLSLVLAVVMLPVAQPAEVISPFSLGGIVATAEQAVIGFILGLAFHLVIAAIMVLGYLVSSQMGLAMAFMNDPMNGTSSDVVSGLLSVLAMLVFFAVDGHLVITGVVGASFRAWPVGSGVSQLALQTLPAAVAWVFSAALLLATPIIFSTLVVQIGMGFLNRVAPTLNLFSLGFSVITVFGLFMLGQLVRTVPEHYVHMTGQVLEMLRRIMQAGPHG
- the fliQ gene encoding flagellar biosynthesis protein FliQ, giving the protein MLTPEIAVDLVSDSLRLVMLLVAVLIAPGLVVGLLVSLFQAATQINEQTLSFLPRLLVTLLAITLMGRWLANTLMDYCVSIFQRAAALVG
- the fliP gene encoding flagellar type III secretion system pore protein FliP (The bacterial flagellar biogenesis protein FliP forms a type III secretion system (T3SS)-type pore required for flagellar assembly.) translates to MTAGLLLLAAWLAPDAAWSAPLQILGTNSNGDSTEFTVKTQVLIIMTLLGLLPTLVLAMTSFTRFVIVLSLLRQALGLQQGLPTRIITGVALILTLLVMRPLGEQIWQQAFVPYDDGKITLTQALQEAEAPLSRFMLAQTSKSALAQVSALAGEPPVAEPKDHAFTVKLAAFVLSELKTAFQIGCMFFIPFLVIDLVVSSVLMAMGMMMLSPLVISLPLKLLLFVLVDGWTLTVNTLVTSIRAV